In one window of Rhodanobacter sp. FDAARGOS 1247 DNA:
- a CDS encoding energy transducer TonB, whose amino-acid sequence MKNWLAGWCCLLLCGVAFASSPGGVRKRVQASMLLTGTIVVAPDGSVRSYAIDRADQVEPAAMSLVNRSIPAWKFEPVLLAGKPVAAKATMSLRVVAKPIGDGNYSLAINGTHFGQEAPGQHVTYQNRVPPTYPPQAIKGRVTGTVYLVLRVGRQGQVEDAEAEQVNLAVIASDRDMVQWRNVLAKSALAAARKWTFHTPTSGEYVNAPYWVARVPVAYHLKTLDEPEVDTYGKWQAYVPGPKELVPWIDSQRLLSGSADALPGDGIYQLDRNGLQLLTPLSGA is encoded by the coding sequence ATGAAGAACTGGCTGGCGGGATGGTGCTGTCTGTTGCTTTGCGGCGTGGCATTCGCGTCGAGCCCGGGCGGCGTACGCAAGCGGGTCCAGGCAAGCATGCTGCTCACCGGGACGATCGTGGTGGCGCCGGACGGCAGCGTGCGCAGTTACGCCATCGATCGCGCCGACCAGGTCGAGCCTGCGGCGATGAGCCTGGTCAACCGCAGTATTCCCGCATGGAAGTTCGAGCCCGTGCTGCTCGCCGGCAAACCGGTGGCGGCCAAGGCAACGATGAGTCTGCGGGTGGTTGCCAAACCGATCGGCGATGGCAACTACTCACTGGCCATCAACGGCACGCATTTCGGCCAGGAAGCACCCGGTCAACATGTCACCTACCAGAATCGCGTGCCGCCCACCTATCCGCCGCAGGCCATCAAGGGGCGCGTGACCGGTACGGTCTACCTGGTCCTGCGAGTGGGGCGGCAGGGGCAGGTCGAGGATGCCGAGGCCGAACAGGTCAATCTGGCCGTGATCGCCAGCGACCGGGACATGGTGCAATGGCGCAATGTGCTTGCGAAGTCCGCGCTGGCAGCCGCCAGGAAGTGGACTTTCCATACGCCGACCTCGGGCGAATATGTCAATGCGCCGTACTGGGTTGCACGCGTGCCGGTTGCCTACCATCTGAAAACTCTCGACGAGCCCGAAGTCGATACCTACGGGAAATGGCAGGCGTACGTCCCCGGGCCGAAGGAGCTGGTGCCGTGGATCGATAGCCAGCGCCTGCTGTCCGGCAGCGCCGATGCACTGCCGGGCGACGGCATCTATCAGCTTGATCGGAATGGACTGCAGCTGCTCACGCCACTGAGCGGCGCCTGA
- a CDS encoding peroxiredoxin codes for MRRLAALFALTLMLAMSGAAFAATPQVGEAAPAFRLQDQNGHWLAPDDFRGGWLVMYFYPKDFTPGCTTEVCTFRDDIAKLRQAGAKVVGVSLDDVKSHAAFAEKYHVPFPLLADKDRQVATRYGVLTSRMGLHYAKRTTFLIDPQGRIARVYVDVDPEKNSAQVLADLASLKATR; via the coding sequence ATGCGTCGTCTTGCTGCCCTGTTTGCGTTGACCCTGATGCTCGCCATGAGCGGAGCGGCTTTCGCCGCCACGCCCCAGGTGGGCGAGGCCGCACCGGCGTTCCGTTTGCAGGATCAGAACGGCCACTGGCTCGCGCCGGATGATTTTCGCGGTGGCTGGCTGGTCATGTACTTCTACCCGAAGGACTTCACCCCCGGCTGCACCACCGAGGTCTGCACGTTCCGCGACGACATCGCCAAGCTGCGCCAGGCCGGCGCCAAGGTCGTCGGCGTGAGCCTGGACGATGTGAAATCGCATGCCGCGTTTGCCGAGAAGTACCACGTGCCCTTCCCGCTGCTGGCCGACAAGGATCGCCAGGTCGCCACGCGTTACGGTGTGCTCACCTCGCGCATGGGTCTGCACTATGCGAAGCGGACCACCTTCCTGATCGATCCGCAGGGGCGCATCGCCAGGGTCTATGTCGATGTCGATCCGGAGAAGAACTCGGCCCAGGTGCTGGCCGACCTGGCCAGCCTGAAGGCGACCCGCTGA
- a CDS encoding DUF6491 family protein — protein MDKSWLIPAGALALAALTAGCSSMPYAQRVQQRQAAYAAAAGAPVRSFNYFSLYSWEPLSDTELAVYTRPNQAYLLDLGGCQDLMFANAIGLTSNINQVTVGFDKVLTGRHNFPCTITGIRPVDVKSLKIAQEKQRRIEAAARSAAPPAAKN, from the coding sequence ATGGACAAGTCATGGCTGATCCCCGCCGGCGCGCTGGCGCTGGCCGCGTTGACTGCTGGATGCTCCAGCATGCCGTACGCGCAGCGCGTGCAGCAGCGGCAGGCGGCGTACGCTGCGGCGGCCGGCGCGCCGGTGCGCAGTTTCAACTACTTCAGCCTGTACTCGTGGGAGCCGCTGAGCGATACCGAGCTGGCGGTGTATACCCGGCCGAACCAGGCGTACCTGCTCGACCTCGGCGGCTGCCAGGACCTGATGTTCGCCAACGCGATCGGACTCACCTCGAACATCAACCAGGTGACGGTGGGCTTCGACAAGGTGCTCACCGGCCGCCACAACTTTCCCTGCACCATCACCGGCATCCGTCCGGTCGACGTGAAGAGCCTGAAGATCGCCCAGGAAAAGCAGCGCCGGATCGAGGCGGCCGCGCGCAGCGCCGCGCCGCCAGCAGCGAAAAATTAG
- a CDS encoding energy transducer TonB, with amino-acid sequence MKRFLIGLSCALLSVAALATGPTALRKRMQASMLLTGTIVVAPDGSVRSYVIDHAEKVPEDVSSLVERNVWRWKFAPVLLNGAPVAAEAKMSFRIVAKPVGDGKFSIGISGAQFGEGSPGQSISIREMSWPAYPAVAAQARVEGTVYLLLRVGRQGEVQEVVAEQVNMGVLDNERQLARWRPLLAKAAIAAARKWTFNLPASGHGVDDDNWFVRVPIGFGIGPPGDDYGQWEVYIPGPRQPIPWFDGGRQVLSSADASPDGAISQPDRGLNLLTPLDGA; translated from the coding sequence ATGAAGCGATTTCTGATCGGGCTGTCCTGCGCTTTGCTGTCGGTCGCCGCGCTGGCTACCGGCCCGACCGCACTGCGCAAGCGGATGCAGGCCAGCATGCTGCTCACCGGGACGATCGTGGTGGCGCCGGATGGCAGCGTCCGTAGCTACGTCATCGATCACGCGGAAAAAGTGCCGGAGGACGTGAGCAGCCTGGTAGAGAGGAATGTGTGGCGATGGAAGTTCGCGCCCGTTCTGCTGAACGGCGCGCCGGTGGCGGCCGAGGCGAAGATGAGTTTTCGCATCGTTGCCAAACCCGTGGGCGATGGCAAATTCTCCATCGGCATCAGCGGCGCCCAGTTTGGCGAGGGCAGCCCGGGGCAATCGATCAGCATTCGGGAAATGTCCTGGCCGGCTTATCCGGCAGTGGCGGCCCAGGCTCGCGTGGAAGGAACGGTTTACCTGCTCCTGCGGGTGGGGCGGCAGGGGGAAGTGCAGGAGGTCGTGGCCGAACAGGTCAACATGGGCGTGCTGGACAACGAGCGCCAACTGGCGCGATGGCGTCCCCTTCTTGCCAAGGCGGCCATCGCGGCCGCCAGGAAATGGACCTTCAATCTGCCCGCATCCGGGCATGGGGTCGATGACGACAACTGGTTTGTCAGGGTGCCCATAGGGTTTGGCATCGGCCCGCCCGGCGACGACTATGGCCAGTGGGAGGTCTACATACCGGGGCCGCGCCAGCCGATTCCCTGGTTTGACGGAGGGCGGCAGGTCTTGTCCAGCGCGGATGCCTCGCCTGATGGTGCCATCAGCCAGCCCGACCGGGGCTTGAATCTGCTCACTCCGCTGGACGGCGCCTGA
- a CDS encoding universal stress protein translates to MVKHSLVGYDGSEVSQRAFQFAIDLARCSGGRVRVVSVLQVTEGGTDVSALMMADSGTRRAQELLQELAAVVPDASDMVDVELVYGSPGDVLLSQVEQHGIDHIVIGHTERGALARWLLGSVSGNVLARAHVPVTVVR, encoded by the coding sequence ATGGTCAAGCACTCGCTGGTGGGTTACGACGGTTCGGAAGTGTCACAACGCGCGTTCCAGTTCGCGATCGATCTGGCGCGCTGCTCCGGTGGCCGGGTTCGCGTGGTGTCGGTGCTGCAGGTGACCGAAGGCGGCACCGACGTGTCGGCGCTGATGATGGCCGACTCCGGCACCCGACGGGCGCAGGAGCTGCTGCAGGAACTGGCCGCCGTGGTTCCCGATGCGAGCGACATGGTCGACGTGGAGCTGGTCTATGGCAGCCCCGGCGACGTGCTGCTCAGCCAGGTCGAACAGCACGGCATCGATCACATCGTGATCGGACACACCGAACGCGGTGCACTGGCGCGATGGCTGCTGGGCTCGGTCTCCGGCAACGTGCTGGCACGTGCCCACGTGCCGGTCACCGTGGTGCGCTGA
- a CDS encoding LytTR family DNA-binding domain-containing protein, with protein MGTTSGFDIYQRWRRPFEVGVWLVFFAINGVFNSINSGIDHAGAAAWEPWLWEWSSVLVLLALLPGVIALERRWPIRFDTWRRNLPLHLLFSVPFSLIHVGGMHLLRKLGYALAGAHYDAFGASWWMNAGYEYLKDVRTYFVIVGTLVLYRLWLLRQQGEARLLAAPDEGAPVEPVERPERFLVRKLGKEFLLNASEIEWLQASGNYVNLHVRGRDYPLRATMAGIEERLDPARFVRVHRGYFVNLDYLVEIEPLETGDARLQMRDGTKISCSRRYRAALRERFGQPD; from the coding sequence ATGGGCACGACTTCCGGCTTCGACATCTACCAGCGCTGGCGGCGACCGTTCGAGGTCGGGGTCTGGCTGGTGTTCTTCGCGATCAACGGCGTCTTCAACAGCATCAACTCGGGCATCGACCACGCCGGCGCGGCGGCGTGGGAACCCTGGCTGTGGGAGTGGAGCAGCGTGCTGGTGCTGCTGGCGCTGTTGCCGGGGGTGATCGCGCTGGAGCGGCGCTGGCCGATCCGCTTCGACACCTGGCGCCGCAACCTGCCGTTGCATCTGCTGTTCAGCGTGCCGTTCAGCCTGATCCACGTGGGCGGGATGCACCTGTTGCGGAAGCTGGGCTACGCCCTCGCCGGTGCCCATTACGACGCGTTCGGCGCCTCATGGTGGATGAATGCAGGCTACGAATACCTCAAGGACGTGCGCACCTATTTCGTGATCGTCGGCACGCTGGTGCTGTACCGGCTGTGGCTGCTGCGCCAGCAGGGCGAAGCGCGACTGCTGGCCGCGCCGGATGAAGGCGCGCCGGTGGAGCCGGTCGAGCGCCCCGAACGTTTCCTGGTGCGCAAGCTGGGCAAGGAATTCCTGCTCAACGCCAGCGAGATCGAATGGCTGCAGGCTTCGGGCAACTACGTGAACCTGCACGTACGCGGTCGCGACTACCCGCTGCGGGCCACCATGGCGGGGATCGAGGAGCGGCTGGATCCGGCCCGCTTCGTGCGGGTGCATCGCGGCTACTTCGTCAACCTCGACTATCTTGTCGAGATCGAGCCGCTGGAAACCGGCGACGCGCGCCTGCAGATGCGCGACGGCACGAAGATTTCCTGCAGCCGGCGTTATCGCGCCGCACTGCGCGAACGTTTCGGACAGCCCGATTGA